Proteins encoded together in one Planctopirus ephydatiae window:
- a CDS encoding M1 family metallopeptidase yields MRPAETSIPSAMFIFPTRHVLHLTCAILLAVLPAGISSAAEDAPAPSNTSPIGIDPFQQIDSLLPTPTESRLASGAPGPAYWQQKASYKVDVTLDEDHRRLKGFERVHYENNSPHSLNYLWLQLQPDTYTPDSPATLTRTWSDSGSVSIGDLQRALTPETFAGGMNISGVKDATGKPLKTMIHQGLLKIELPAPLAPRSSFDFELAWEYAINDIKLLPGRTGYEMLDDGNAIYGLAYWYPRMCAYTDYGGWRTKQFIGRGEFTVEFGDYDVTIHVPADHAVAATGELMNPEEALTPEQRERLKKSDTSDAPVFIVTKDEAEARRKVKTFPQLKAWRFKADNVRDFAFATSRTFVVDAWGVPLNGRTVRCMSLYPKEGMPLWDKYATHSVAQAIEVYSEVTGIAYPWPHCTAVMGIVSGGMEYPMINFNSPKPEKDGTYTETVKNRLISVIIHETGHNWFPMIINNDERHWMWLDEGFNQFVQGFAERAWKRRLGKSGEPSKITEYLVNPAHQPIMTQPDNLKDVGRNAYAKTSTGLTMLRETILGREVFDAAFKEYCRRWAFKRPEPADFFRTMEDASGFDLDWFWRGWFFSTSSNDVEVLAVTRRLLQTGDPAKDKERDDRKEAKLPPSLTEERDANLTKRVDKYDMLKDFYDTYDPHAVTEKKVDRYQKFMERLTPEEKATLANHQLLYEIRIRNNGELPMPLILQLEFDDGSKEIRRYPAEIWRLDGSEFSKLLITAKPLRSVMADPYNETADINYSNNRFPRTIAETDLTITKPASGEPRTPRPGTPNTPASAVPSGDASNPMREHQEELRRKEQAAKKAEKKPEVSGDKKDEQ; encoded by the coding sequence ATGAGACCTGCCGAAACTTCGATTCCCAGCGCCATGTTCATTTTTCCCACACGACATGTACTCCACCTGACCTGTGCCATCCTGCTGGCTGTGCTTCCTGCAGGCATATCAAGTGCTGCAGAAGACGCACCGGCACCGTCGAACACGTCACCCATCGGCATCGACCCGTTCCAGCAGATTGACAGTTTGCTCCCCACCCCCACGGAATCACGCCTGGCATCCGGGGCACCTGGCCCGGCCTATTGGCAGCAAAAGGCCAGTTACAAAGTCGATGTGACCCTCGATGAAGACCATCGTCGCCTCAAAGGGTTCGAACGCGTCCATTATGAGAACAACTCGCCGCATTCGCTCAATTATCTCTGGTTGCAGTTACAGCCGGATACCTACACCCCCGACTCTCCCGCCACGTTGACCCGAACCTGGTCAGATAGCGGGAGTGTCAGTATTGGTGATCTGCAGCGAGCCCTCACACCTGAGACCTTTGCAGGTGGCATGAACATTTCTGGAGTGAAAGACGCAACAGGCAAGCCTCTCAAAACGATGATTCATCAAGGTCTGTTGAAGATCGAGTTGCCGGCACCACTGGCCCCGCGCAGCAGTTTTGACTTTGAACTGGCGTGGGAATACGCCATCAACGACATCAAGCTTTTGCCTGGCCGCACGGGCTACGAGATGCTCGATGATGGAAACGCCATCTATGGTCTTGCTTACTGGTATCCTCGGATGTGTGCCTACACCGATTACGGCGGGTGGCGCACTAAACAGTTCATCGGGCGAGGCGAGTTTACCGTCGAATTTGGTGATTATGATGTCACCATTCATGTCCCTGCCGATCATGCAGTGGCCGCGACTGGCGAACTCATGAATCCCGAGGAAGCATTGACTCCCGAACAGCGTGAGCGTCTCAAAAAGTCAGACACCTCGGATGCACCGGTTTTTATCGTGACCAAAGATGAAGCCGAAGCCAGGCGGAAGGTCAAGACTTTCCCGCAACTCAAGGCCTGGCGATTCAAGGCAGATAACGTCCGGGACTTTGCCTTTGCCACTTCTCGCACGTTTGTCGTCGATGCCTGGGGAGTTCCACTGAATGGCCGAACTGTCCGCTGTATGTCGCTGTACCCCAAAGAAGGGATGCCACTCTGGGATAAATACGCCACACATTCAGTGGCCCAGGCGATTGAGGTCTATTCCGAAGTGACCGGCATTGCTTACCCGTGGCCGCATTGCACTGCCGTGATGGGGATTGTCAGCGGTGGGATGGAATACCCGATGATCAACTTCAATTCCCCCAAGCCCGAGAAGGATGGCACTTATACCGAAACCGTCAAAAATCGATTGATTTCGGTCATCATCCACGAGACGGGGCACAACTGGTTCCCGATGATCATCAATAACGATGAGCGGCACTGGATGTGGCTCGATGAAGGTTTCAACCAGTTCGTGCAAGGGTTTGCTGAACGGGCCTGGAAGCGTCGCCTGGGGAAATCAGGCGAGCCATCGAAGATTACAGAGTATCTCGTGAACCCGGCTCACCAGCCCATCATGACCCAGCCGGATAACCTCAAAGATGTGGGCCGCAACGCGTATGCCAAGACTTCAACAGGTCTGACCATGCTACGGGAAACCATTCTGGGTCGGGAGGTATTTGATGCCGCGTTTAAGGAGTATTGCCGTCGGTGGGCGTTTAAACGTCCTGAACCAGCCGATTTCTTCCGCACGATGGAAGATGCTTCTGGCTTTGACCTCGACTGGTTCTGGCGCGGGTGGTTCTTTTCCACTTCGAGTAACGACGTGGAAGTTCTGGCCGTCACACGTCGTTTGCTGCAGACTGGCGACCCGGCCAAAGACAAAGAGCGCGACGACCGCAAAGAAGCCAAACTCCCACCAAGCCTGACGGAAGAGCGGGATGCCAACCTGACGAAGCGTGTCGATAAGTACGACATGCTTAAGGATTTCTACGATACCTACGATCCACATGCCGTCACCGAGAAAAAGGTGGATCGTTATCAGAAGTTCATGGAACGACTCACTCCCGAGGAGAAGGCCACACTCGCCAATCATCAACTGCTCTATGAAATCCGAATCCGCAACAATGGTGAACTGCCGATGCCTCTGATTCTGCAGTTGGAGTTTGACGATGGCTCCAAAGAAATCCGCAGATATCCGGCGGAAATCTGGCGGCTGGATGGCTCTGAGTTTTCCAAACTGCTGATCACAGCCAAGCCACTCAGATCTGTGATGGCCGATCCCTACAACGAAACGGCTGACATCAACTACAGCAACAACCGCTTTCCGCGAACCATTGCTGAAACGGATCTGACGATCACCAAGCCCGCCTCAGGAGAACCTCGAACCCCGCGACCAGGAACCCCCAATACGCCCGCCAGTGCAGTGCCCTCAGGCGATGCCAGCAATCCGATGCGTGAGCATCAGGAGGAACTTCGCCGTAAAGAACAGGCGGCTAAAAAGGCCGAGAAGAAACCGGAAGTGAGTGGGGATAAGAAGGACGAGCAGTAG